Proteins co-encoded in one Candidatus Paracaedibacteraceae bacterium genomic window:
- a CDS encoding outer membrane protein transport protein: protein MERSFRRSVALLLFPLLSSAHAGFTIAPQEIWSSNLANPCHGVESDALSIYANPASMGLATQHQIAGNFSLLLYRKKFTGTASIPRLEAEDDDGSGADDEGIIFYGNEFTGSAKSRKNQFIPTIGIISNAHKDLKVGIIIHSPFGGRTSFGQDSVLTGHIIRTKLKTVNITPSISYSPFDMFSVGAGLQLQHFELSHSRRFMVSDGFTIDPGLADDFFLPTTIVHSSAKNWTVGWTAGLLAKLSPRWNIGFSYQSQMAGKAKAYTNLIPSNDYLAHGYSTFMTQSTVYFPSKFNLNTSVIVDDTWTLFADMSFTNWNKKKGISIISVDDNVNYNDNFNLDWHNAFAAGLGASIKLNELFSFRLGYRYSQGLTRKSNASVYFPSTRSDLYSIGATYHATSDLDWTLGYGYRYNKKGNVNYSKGSTPVLPEIIADDDAVRRAINNIPTQFLKGELRGKIKYHTHAVSIQFNYRF, encoded by the coding sequence ATGGAAAGAAGTTTTCGTCGTTCAGTTGCTTTACTGTTGTTCCCTCTATTATCCTCAGCTCATGCTGGATTCACTATTGCTCCCCAAGAAATTTGGAGTTCTAATCTGGCGAATCCATGTCATGGCGTGGAGAGTGATGCTTTGTCTATTTATGCTAATCCTGCATCCATGGGACTTGCAACGCAGCACCAAATTGCAGGAAATTTTTCATTATTATTATATCGAAAAAAATTTACCGGTACGGCATCAATTCCAAGACTTGAAGCGGAAGATGATGACGGCAGTGGTGCGGATGATGAAGGGATCATTTTCTATGGTAATGAGTTTACGGGCTCAGCAAAAAGCCGGAAAAACCAGTTCATTCCGACAATTGGTATTATTTCTAATGCTCACAAAGATCTAAAGGTTGGTATTATTATTCATTCTCCTTTTGGGGGGCGAACATCTTTTGGTCAAGACTCAGTCCTAACCGGTCATATTATCAGGACAAAATTAAAAACTGTTAATATAACCCCTTCAATATCATACTCACCTTTTGATATGTTCAGTGTGGGGGCAGGTCTGCAACTTCAGCATTTTGAGTTATCCCATTCAAGACGATTTATGGTTTCTGATGGGTTTACTATCGATCCAGGTTTAGCGGATGACTTCTTTCTTCCAACAACAATCGTTCATAGTTCTGCAAAAAATTGGACAGTAGGTTGGACAGCAGGATTACTTGCCAAATTGTCACCGCGATGGAATATTGGATTTTCCTATCAATCGCAAATGGCAGGAAAAGCAAAAGCATATACAAACTTAATCCCGTCAAATGATTATCTTGCTCATGGATACTCAACGTTCATGACACAAAGTACAGTGTATTTCCCATCAAAATTCAATCTCAATACCTCTGTTATTGTTGATGATACATGGACACTCTTTGCTGATATGTCGTTTACAAATTGGAACAAGAAAAAAGGGATTAGCATTATATCAGTCGATGACAATGTAAACTATAATGATAATTTTAATCTTGATTGGCACAATGCGTTTGCAGCCGGTTTAGGGGCGTCCATTAAGCTAAATGAATTATTTTCTTTCCGCTTAGGTTATCGATATAGTCAAGGTTTAACGAGAAAATCCAATGCTAGTGTTTATTTCCCGAGTACTCGATCTGATCTATATTCTATTGGAGCAACTTATCACGCAACCTCTGATTTAGATTGGACTTTAGGGTATGGATATCGATATAACAAAAAAGGAAACGTGAACTATAGCAAAGGTTCTACGCCTGTACTTCCGGAAATAATTGCGGATGATGATGCTGTAAGACGTGCTATTAACAATATTCCGACTCAATTCTTAAAAGGTGAATTGCGAGGGAAAATCAAATACCATACTCATGCTGTCTCAATCCAATTTAATTATAGATTCTAG
- a CDS encoding glutathione S-transferase N-terminal domain-containing protein, which translates to MKKFILGAFALSMISACDARRNQPLPQDTVVNSDKKEAEVVIYTSDLCSWCTSAKDILNEQKIAYREINVRGNKKLIDEMEAKTGKRTVPQIVINGEHIGSYLSLASESMSGDLDKRLGRDKKEA; encoded by the coding sequence ATGAAAAAGTTTATTCTAGGGGCTTTTGCCTTGTCAATGATATCCGCCTGTGACGCACGTCGCAATCAACCGTTACCACAGGATACAGTTGTTAACTCAGATAAAAAAGAAGCCGAAGTTGTCATCTATACATCGGATCTATGTAGCTGGTGTACAAGCGCAAAAGATATTCTGAACGAACAGAAAATTGCTTACCGCGAAATTAATGTTCGTGGTAATAAAAAACTAATTGACGAAATGGAAGCCAAAACCGGAAAAAGAACTGTGCCCCAAATCGTCATTAATGGTGAACATATTGGAAGTTACCTGTCCCTGGCATCTGAAAGCATGTCCGGTGATCTAGACAAGCGTCTGGGACGGGACAAAAAGGAAGCTTAA
- a CDS encoding ComF family protein: protein MINSIKEQIQKVYNFIVNIILPSVCPSCRQESVTPHLLCADCWNAITFIQKPLCNCCGTPLAFAADQLMCVPCLANPPVFDSGRSVFTYSGLSRDLVLRFKHSDATHLSRCLAPFLKSVGQEFFQAADYIMPVPLHRWRLFKRQYNQATLLARAVSSLVDRPVLTNCLIRKKATQSQGHKTIKERKKNVKQAFEVINPDIIKGKTVVLIDDVWTTGATIDACTKTLKKSGADRVFVLTLARVVKEF from the coding sequence TTGATAAATTCAATAAAAGAGCAAATTCAAAAGGTTTATAATTTTATTGTCAACATAATCCTTCCGTCTGTTTGCCCAAGTTGCCGCCAAGAATCTGTTACGCCCCATCTTTTATGTGCTGATTGCTGGAATGCTATTACCTTTATCCAGAAACCCCTTTGTAACTGTTGTGGAACACCTCTTGCTTTTGCTGCAGATCAACTAATGTGTGTCCCATGTTTAGCAAATCCTCCTGTTTTTGACTCAGGTCGATCTGTTTTTACTTATTCAGGATTAAGTCGAGATCTGGTGCTTCGATTCAAGCATTCCGATGCGACACATTTATCCCGATGTTTAGCACCCTTCTTAAAATCAGTCGGACAAGAGTTTTTTCAGGCTGCTGATTATATTATGCCAGTCCCGCTTCATCGTTGGCGATTATTCAAGCGACAGTATAATCAGGCAACGCTCTTAGCGCGAGCTGTGTCATCCTTGGTTGATAGGCCCGTACTAACAAATTGCCTTATACGAAAAAAAGCAACTCAATCTCAGGGGCATAAAACAATTAAAGAACGTAAGAAGAATGTTAAACAAGCTTTTGAGGTGATCAATCCTGATATCATCAAAGGAAAAACGGTTGTGTTGATCGACGATGTTTGGACAACAGGTGCAACGATAGATGCTTGTACGAAAACCCTTAAGAAATCAGGGGCTGATCGCGTTTTTGTTTTGACACTAGCGCGTGTTGTGAAAGAATTTTAA
- the uvrB gene encoding excinuclease ABC subunit UvrB gives MTILPLLYDKNFTESKPLEVVSDYQPAGDQPTAIAELTQGVLNGEKDQILLGVTGSGKTFTMAHVIAKTQKPALILAPNKTLAAQLYAEMKEFFPNNAVEYFVSYYDYYQPEAYVPRTDTYIEKEASINEQIDRMRHSATRALLERRDVIIVASVSCIYGIGGVESYSGMIIPLKVGQYIERNDVMRQLIELHYKRNDLSFTRGTFRVRGDVLEIFPSHYEDRAWRLSFFGNEIESITEMDALTGEKYANLEQIRVFANSHYVTPGPTIQQAIKHIHVELDNRLKEFNAQNKLLEAQRLEQRIKFDIEMMAATGTCPGIENYSRYLTGRAPGEPPPTLFEYLPKDALLIIDESHVTVPQINGMYKGDRARKTTLSEYGFRLPSCADNRPLKFEEWENLRPQTVFVSATPGPWELDKTQGVFAEQIIRPTGLIDPVCVVRPCEHQIDDLIAECQSVIKEGQRVLITTLTKKMAEALTEYLNDAGLKVRYMHSDIEVLERIEIIRDLRLGIFDVLIGINLLREGLDIPECGLVAILDADKEGYLRSKTSLIQTIGRAARNVNGRVILYADRVTKSMQEALTETNRRRERQQAYNTAHGITPESIKKSIRDVLQSVYESDHLTVEIDNETVELTGKRLENHMKDLEKRMREAASNLEFEEAARLRDELKRIEAKTLGY, from the coding sequence ATGACAATACTCCCTCTTCTATATGATAAAAATTTTACAGAATCGAAACCGCTTGAGGTTGTGTCTGACTATCAACCCGCTGGCGATCAGCCGACAGCAATTGCTGAATTAACCCAAGGGGTTCTGAACGGTGAAAAAGATCAGATCCTTTTGGGCGTCACAGGGTCTGGTAAAACTTTTACCATGGCTCATGTCATTGCCAAAACCCAAAAACCTGCTTTGATTTTAGCACCGAATAAAACGTTGGCGGCACAGCTTTATGCGGAGATGAAAGAATTCTTTCCAAATAATGCAGTTGAGTATTTCGTCTCTTATTATGATTATTATCAGCCCGAAGCCTATGTCCCTCGCACCGATACGTATATTGAAAAAGAAGCATCAATCAATGAACAAATCGATCGGATGCGCCATTCAGCAACTCGGGCATTGTTGGAGCGTCGTGATGTAATTATCGTTGCCAGTGTATCCTGTATTTATGGTATTGGCGGCGTTGAAAGCTATAGCGGGATGATCATTCCCTTAAAAGTCGGACAATATATTGAACGCAATGACGTTATGCGCCAGTTGATTGAATTGCACTATAAACGCAATGATTTGTCATTCACACGTGGAACCTTTCGCGTTCGTGGTGATGTTTTGGAAATATTTCCATCCCATTATGAAGATCGAGCTTGGCGTCTCAGTTTCTTTGGCAATGAGATAGAATCGATTACAGAAATGGATGCATTGACTGGCGAAAAATACGCGAACCTTGAGCAAATTCGAGTTTTTGCCAACAGCCACTATGTGACACCGGGGCCAACCATCCAACAAGCGATTAAACATATCCATGTGGAACTGGATAATCGTCTTAAGGAATTTAATGCGCAGAATAAACTGCTTGAAGCACAGCGTCTAGAACAACGGATCAAATTTGATATTGAAATGATGGCGGCAACAGGGACTTGTCCGGGAATCGAAAATTATTCCCGTTATTTGACGGGCAGGGCACCGGGCGAACCACCGCCAACACTATTTGAATACTTACCAAAAGATGCCTTGTTAATTATCGACGAAAGCCATGTGACCGTTCCTCAGATCAATGGCATGTACAAAGGAGACCGAGCCCGCAAAACGACCTTGAGTGAATATGGTTTTCGCTTGCCATCCTGTGCAGACAACAGGCCTTTGAAATTTGAAGAGTGGGAAAACCTTCGCCCACAGACTGTGTTTGTTTCTGCCACACCGGGCCCTTGGGAGTTAGATAAAACTCAAGGTGTGTTTGCCGAACAAATTATTCGGCCAACGGGACTTATTGATCCTGTTTGTGTGGTTCGCCCCTGTGAGCATCAAATTGATGACTTAATTGCTGAATGTCAATCGGTGATCAAAGAAGGGCAGCGTGTTTTGATCACGACCCTCACCAAAAAAATGGCCGAAGCCTTAACAGAATATCTTAATGATGCAGGCCTCAAAGTGCGGTATATGCACTCAGACATTGAGGTTTTAGAGCGTATTGAAATCATCCGAGATTTGCGCCTTGGTATTTTTGATGTTTTGATTGGGATTAACTTACTTCGAGAAGGACTTGATATTCCTGAATGCGGTCTTGTTGCCATTCTTGATGCAGATAAGGAAGGATACCTCAGATCAAAAACATCTTTGATTCAGACTATTGGTCGTGCTGCGCGTAACGTGAATGGACGTGTGATTTTATATGCGGATCGGGTTACAAAATCCATGCAAGAAGCCTTAACAGAAACCAATCGCCGCCGTGAACGTCAACAGGCTTATAATACTGCTCATGGCATCACGCCGGAATCTATTAAAAAGTCAATCCGAGATGTTTTGCAAAGTGTTTATGAATCCGATCATCTAACGGTTGAGATTGATAACGAAACAGTTGAGTTAACAGGAAAACGTCTGGAAAATCATATGAAAGACCTTGAAAAACGAATGCGAGAAGCCGCATCAAACCTTGAATTTGAAGAAGCGGCTCGTTTGCGTGATGAATTAAAGCGCATTGAAGCCAAAACTCTGGGATATTGA